A single genomic interval of Hydractinia symbiolongicarpus strain clone_291-10 chromosome 8, HSymV2.1, whole genome shotgun sequence harbors:
- the LOC130655053 gene encoding acid-sensing ion channel 2-like isoform X1 gives MKSNLREPIFFSTMAPTRFSDAVQKAVANTHMSQKEPDDEDSIPLTTFNQTPNTEEFTEEKNEKKENTGMAGIAWRLHAANKAAGVFKEKANLRRRIRERLKLKERMRQLVEERLTVRQIFKRYVESSTLHGFRYTCTDTYLLRRAIWTLLMVAGAIYFILKLHDGLVTYFDYPFSTKATLEYVNKLTFPAISFCPLNQFSFSKVKNSSLKKLFKKYGSPFQRNLSNWNHDFSGRELASEIRRTSFSIEDINQDCDYIRRDTDHPNLPHQPCGTENFTSYFSESGKLCFTLNSGKIGHRLLEVDHAGLNYGFELMFDLRNEDAIKEYQISGLQVIVHDQNEPPVSNTGFILPPGFKSYIKMEQSETQNLPPPFATKCGETKLKYFSTYNQKSCILELLTDYVGERCKCRELFMPDNGMPYCSLRQRTSCLYQVKDSFNEYKMRSQCPVDCRQISYVTRRSDSKFLHNPPTGIEPILIKKSLEKKELNRSHILELYKKYSNEEFAKYIEENIIVVIFYYGEMSKVIYMQTASFNFYNFLGDIGGAFGLMLGASLLTFFEFVDLLTFLIYHQLLRLHKQQKLEKENRKSMVLEEKQSLIT, from the exons CACCATGGCACCAACACGATTTAGCGATGCTGTTCAAAAAGCGGTCGCCAACACACACATGAGCCAAAAAGAGCCTGATGATGAAGATAGTATACCCTTAACAACATTTAATCAAACGCCAAACACGGAAGAatttacagaagaaaaaaacgagaaaaaagaaaacactggCATGGCGGGAATAGCATGGAGGCTTCATGCAGCTAACAAAGCAGCGGGAGTGTTTAAAGAAAAAGCCAACTTGAGAAGAAGAATCAGAgaaagattaaaattaaaagaacgcATGCGTCAATTAGTTGAAGAAAGACTAACAGTGAGGCAAATCTTTAAACGTTACGTCGAATCTTCAACGCTCCACGGATTCCGTTACACATGTACTGATACCTATCTCCTCCGTAGAGCTATTTGGACATTGTTAATGGTAGCAGGTGCTATTTACTTCATACTAAAGCTCCACGATGGATTAGTCACCTACTTCGACTATCCCTTTAGTACAAAGGCAACTTTAGAGTATGTGAACAAACTTACATTTCCTGCCATTAGTTTCTGTCCACTGAATCAATTCAGTTTTTCAAAAGTCAAAAACAGTTcgcttaaaaaactttttaaaaaatatggctCACCCTTTCAGAGGAATTTAAGCAATTGGAATCATGATTTCTCCGGGAGGGAGTTAGCAAGCGAAATCAGAAGGACTTCCTTCTCCATAGAGGATATTAACCAGGATTGTGATTATATTAGGAGAGATACAGACCACCCAAATTTACCTCATCAACCATGTGGGACAGAAAATTTCACAAGTTATTTTTCAGAGAGCGGAAAATTATGTTTTACTTTAAACTCCGGTAAAATTGGTCATCGGTTACTAGAAGTGGACCATGCAGGGCTAAATTATGGTTTTGAGTTGATGTTTGATTTACGAAACGAGGACGCGATAAAAGAATATCAAATATCCGGCCTGCAAGTCATCGTCCACGATCAAAACGAGCCTCCTGTATCGAATACTGGATTTATATTACCACCTGGCTTTAAAAGTTATATTAAAATGGAACAATCTGAG acCCAGAACCTACCGCCACCATTCGCAACAAAATGTGGAGAAAcgaaactaaaatatttttcaacctACAACCAAAAAAGTTGCATTTTGGAACTTTTAACAGATTATGTTGGGGAAAGATGTAAATGTCGGGAGCTATTTATGCCAG ATAATGGCATGCCGTATTGCTCATTACGTCAACGAACATCATGTTTGTATCAAGTCAAAG ATTCATTTAATGAGTACAAAATGAGGTCGCAATGCCCAGTTGATTGCCGACAAATATCGTACGTCACGAGAAGATCTGATTCTAAATTTTTACACAATCCACCAACTGGAATCGAACCAATTTTGATTAAGAAGTCTTTGGAGAAGAAAGAATTGAACAGATCTCATATACTGGAGCTGTATAAGAAATACAGCAATGAAGAGTTTGCTAAATACATCGA GGAAAATATCATTGTAGTTATATTCTATTATGGCGAGATGAGTAAAGTGATCTACATGCAGACTGCATCATTTAATTTCTACAATTTCTTAG GTGACATTGGCGGTGCGTTTGGATTGATGTTAGGCGCAAGCTTGTTGACATTTTTCGAGTTTGTCGACCTCCTCACCTTCCTCATCTACCATCAGTTACTACGTTTgcataaacaacaaaaactggAGAAAGAGAATCGAAAGAGTATGGTGCT
- the LOC130655053 gene encoding acid-sensing ion channel 2-like isoform X2 has protein sequence MAPTRFSDAVQKAVANTHMSQKEPDDEDSIPLTTFNQTPNTEEFTEEKNEKKENTGMAGIAWRLHAANKAAGVFKEKANLRRRIRERLKLKERMRQLVEERLTVRQIFKRYVESSTLHGFRYTCTDTYLLRRAIWTLLMVAGAIYFILKLHDGLVTYFDYPFSTKATLEYVNKLTFPAISFCPLNQFSFSKVKNSSLKKLFKKYGSPFQRNLSNWNHDFSGRELASEIRRTSFSIEDINQDCDYIRRDTDHPNLPHQPCGTENFTSYFSESGKLCFTLNSGKIGHRLLEVDHAGLNYGFELMFDLRNEDAIKEYQISGLQVIVHDQNEPPVSNTGFILPPGFKSYIKMEQSETQNLPPPFATKCGETKLKYFSTYNQKSCILELLTDYVGERCKCRELFMPDNGMPYCSLRQRTSCLYQVKDSFNEYKMRSQCPVDCRQISYVTRRSDSKFLHNPPTGIEPILIKKSLEKKELNRSHILELYKKYSNEEFAKYIEENIIVVIFYYGEMSKVIYMQTASFNFYNFLGDIGGAFGLMLGASLLTFFEFVDLLTFLIYHQLLRLHKQQKLEKENRKSMVLEEKQSLIT, from the exons ATGGCACCAACACGATTTAGCGATGCTGTTCAAAAAGCGGTCGCCAACACACACATGAGCCAAAAAGAGCCTGATGATGAAGATAGTATACCCTTAACAACATTTAATCAAACGCCAAACACGGAAGAatttacagaagaaaaaaacgagaaaaaagaaaacactggCATGGCGGGAATAGCATGGAGGCTTCATGCAGCTAACAAAGCAGCGGGAGTGTTTAAAGAAAAAGCCAACTTGAGAAGAAGAATCAGAgaaagattaaaattaaaagaacgcATGCGTCAATTAGTTGAAGAAAGACTAACAGTGAGGCAAATCTTTAAACGTTACGTCGAATCTTCAACGCTCCACGGATTCCGTTACACATGTACTGATACCTATCTCCTCCGTAGAGCTATTTGGACATTGTTAATGGTAGCAGGTGCTATTTACTTCATACTAAAGCTCCACGATGGATTAGTCACCTACTTCGACTATCCCTTTAGTACAAAGGCAACTTTAGAGTATGTGAACAAACTTACATTTCCTGCCATTAGTTTCTGTCCACTGAATCAATTCAGTTTTTCAAAAGTCAAAAACAGTTcgcttaaaaaactttttaaaaaatatggctCACCCTTTCAGAGGAATTTAAGCAATTGGAATCATGATTTCTCCGGGAGGGAGTTAGCAAGCGAAATCAGAAGGACTTCCTTCTCCATAGAGGATATTAACCAGGATTGTGATTATATTAGGAGAGATACAGACCACCCAAATTTACCTCATCAACCATGTGGGACAGAAAATTTCACAAGTTATTTTTCAGAGAGCGGAAAATTATGTTTTACTTTAAACTCCGGTAAAATTGGTCATCGGTTACTAGAAGTGGACCATGCAGGGCTAAATTATGGTTTTGAGTTGATGTTTGATTTACGAAACGAGGACGCGATAAAAGAATATCAAATATCCGGCCTGCAAGTCATCGTCCACGATCAAAACGAGCCTCCTGTATCGAATACTGGATTTATATTACCACCTGGCTTTAAAAGTTATATTAAAATGGAACAATCTGAG acCCAGAACCTACCGCCACCATTCGCAACAAAATGTGGAGAAAcgaaactaaaatatttttcaacctACAACCAAAAAAGTTGCATTTTGGAACTTTTAACAGATTATGTTGGGGAAAGATGTAAATGTCGGGAGCTATTTATGCCAG ATAATGGCATGCCGTATTGCTCATTACGTCAACGAACATCATGTTTGTATCAAGTCAAAG ATTCATTTAATGAGTACAAAATGAGGTCGCAATGCCCAGTTGATTGCCGACAAATATCGTACGTCACGAGAAGATCTGATTCTAAATTTTTACACAATCCACCAACTGGAATCGAACCAATTTTGATTAAGAAGTCTTTGGAGAAGAAAGAATTGAACAGATCTCATATACTGGAGCTGTATAAGAAATACAGCAATGAAGAGTTTGCTAAATACATCGA GGAAAATATCATTGTAGTTATATTCTATTATGGCGAGATGAGTAAAGTGATCTACATGCAGACTGCATCATTTAATTTCTACAATTTCTTAG GTGACATTGGCGGTGCGTTTGGATTGATGTTAGGCGCAAGCTTGTTGACATTTTTCGAGTTTGTCGACCTCCTCACCTTCCTCATCTACCATCAGTTACTACGTTTgcataaacaacaaaaactggAGAAAGAGAATCGAAAGAGTATGGTGCT
- the LOC130655054 gene encoding acid-sensing ion channel 2-like isoform X2: MERKVGFRFADMAKRVAAETAKEGKVNNVFEDSFVASSKESPSFQGFRRMDSYAKFRRPSEPCETEVADDMNEKRKSSFAKLRRGTIRASLKDRLRKIIDERLTIRQIFQRYVEHSTLHGFRYTCSDTYFIRRLIWSVLMILGAAYFIWKLKEGIIEYFDYPFSTLFMVSYTTKLNYPAISICPLNSYKLHELENTPLRRLKDRLPLDKSWKDPGFDIPGDEYAKYLYNISYKIEELLKDCDWIKRDTNHPKKDPNPCGTSNFTMFFNKRGQLCYTLNSGKDGHPLLSVQHAGLNYGYELFFDLNNSEALKSFLYTGMRIIIHDQDEPPVMEEGFSISPGFKTFVKLSRVETENLPPPYATHCGEIELKYFPTYNQKACLLELLTDYTDNGRPLCSLRQSIMCMLPAKESFDEFSMRQKCPVNCEVVSYTVRLSDSRYLHNPPKGTDEIILTREAKRKKVNETHLLKLLRQMTSKELDQYVEQNIIQVIFFYGELKKDILQQEASFDFYQFLGDMGGEIGLMLGASLLTFVEFVDLIIFLIYHQLLRFHKKNKAKDAQRRSVYEAIEEEEDEDEEMKENDINAL, translated from the exons ATGGAGCGAAAAGTCGGTTTTAGGTTTGCCGATATGGCCAAAAGGGTAGCAGCAGAAACAGCAAAAGAGGGCAAAGTGAACAATGTTTTTGAAGACTCGTTCGTTGCTTCAAGCAAGGAATCTCCTTCTTTTCAAGGATTTCGTCGAATGGATTCATATGCTAAATTTAGGCGTCCAAGTGAGCCATGTGAAACAGAAGTCGCAGATGATATGAACGAGAAGAGAAAAAGCAGTTTTGCCAAATTACGAAGAGGAACAATAAGAGCTTCACTAAAAGATCGATTGCGAAAAATAATCGACGAACGGTTAACAATCCGACAGATTTTTCAAAGATACGTCGAACACTCCACCTTGCATGGTTTTCGCTACACATGTTCAGATACTTACTTTATACGTAGATTAATCTGGTCTGTGCTTATGATCTTAGGCGCTGCCTATTTTATATGGAAACTAAAAGAAGGCATAATCGAATATTTTGATTACCCATTTAGCACTTTGTTCATGGTGTCATACACAACAAAACTAAACTATCCAGCGATCAGTATATGCCCCTTAAACAGTTATAAACTGCACGAGTTGGAGAACACTCCACTGCGAAGGTTGAAAGATCGACTACCGTTAGATAAAAGCTGGAAGGATCCTGGATTTGATATTCCTGGTGACGAGTATGCTAAATACTTATACAATATATCTTACAAGATTGAAGAGCTACTAAAAGACTGCGACTGGATAAAGAGAGATACAAATCACCCAAAAAAAGACCCCAACCCATGTGGCACGTCAAACTTTACtatgttttttaacaaaagaggaCAATTGTGTTACACCCTTAATTCAGGAAAGGATGGACATCCCTTATTGAGTGTACAACATGCTGGTTTAAATTATGGCTATGAATTGTTTTTTGACTTGAACAACAGTGAAGCTTTGAAAAGTTTCCTCTATACTGGTATGAGGATAATTATTCATGATCAAGATGAACCACCTGTCATGGAGGAAGGGTTCAGTATTTCACCAGGCTTTAAAACCTTTGTCAAACTTAGCAGAGTAGAG ACTGAAAATCTACCCCCTCCTTACGCTACCCATTGTGGTGAAATAGAATTGAAATATTTTCCAACATACAACCAAAAAGCGTGTTTACTGGAATTGCTAACAGATTATACAG ATAATGGAAGACCATTATGCTCACTGAGGCAGTCGATTATGTGTATGCTTCCTGCAAAAG AGTCATTTGATGAGTTTTCCATGCGTCAAAAATGCCCCGTGAATTGCGAGGTTGTGTCTTATACTGTCAGGTTGTCAGACTCAAGATATTTGCATAATCCACCAAAAGGTACCGATGAAATTATATTGACGAGAGAAGCAaagagaaagaaagtaaacgAGACACATTTGTTGAAATTACTAAGGCAGATGACATCCAAAGAGCTGGACCAATATGTCGA gcAAAATATTATTcaagtgatatttttttatggtgaacttaaaaaagacattttacaGCAGGAAGCGTCGTTCGACTTTTATCAATTTCTAG GTGATATGGGAGGTGAAATTGGTTTAATGCTTGGCGCTAGCTTGTTGACCTTTGTTGAATTTGTTGACTTGATTATTTTCCTCATCTATCATCAACTTCTGCGtttccataaaaaaaacaaagcaaaagatGCACAGAGAAGAAGTGTGTATGAAGCAATTGAAGAGGAAGAAGATGAAGATGAGGAAATGAAAGAAAATGATATCAACGCCCTGTGA
- the LOC130655054 gene encoding acid-sensing ion channel 2-like isoform X1 — MERKVGFRFADMAKRVAAETAKEGKVNNVFEDSFVASSKESPSFQGFRRMDSYAKFRRPSEPCETEVADDMNEKRKSSFAKLRRGTIRASLKDRLRKIIDERLTIRQIFQRYVEHSTLHGFRYTCSDTYFIRRLIWSVLMILGAAYFIWKLKEGIIEYFDYPFSTLFMVSYTTKLNYPAISICPLNSYKLHELENTPLRRLKDRLPLDKSWKDPGFDIPGDEYAKYLYNISYKIEELLKDCDWIKRDTNHPKKDPNPCGTSNFTMFFNKRGQLCYTLNSGKDGHPLLSVQHAGLNYGYELFFDLNNSEALKSFLYTGMRIIIHDQDEPPVMEEGFSISPGFKTFVKLSRVETENLPPPYATHCGEIELKYFPTYNQKACLLELLTDYTGEKCGCRELFMPDNGRPLCSLRQSIMCMLPAKESFDEFSMRQKCPVNCEVVSYTVRLSDSRYLHNPPKGTDEIILTREAKRKKVNETHLLKLLRQMTSKELDQYVEQNIIQVIFFYGELKKDILQQEASFDFYQFLGDMGGEIGLMLGASLLTFVEFVDLIIFLIYHQLLRFHKKNKAKDAQRRSVYEAIEEEEDEDEEMKENDINAL, encoded by the exons ATGGAGCGAAAAGTCGGTTTTAGGTTTGCCGATATGGCCAAAAGGGTAGCAGCAGAAACAGCAAAAGAGGGCAAAGTGAACAATGTTTTTGAAGACTCGTTCGTTGCTTCAAGCAAGGAATCTCCTTCTTTTCAAGGATTTCGTCGAATGGATTCATATGCTAAATTTAGGCGTCCAAGTGAGCCATGTGAAACAGAAGTCGCAGATGATATGAACGAGAAGAGAAAAAGCAGTTTTGCCAAATTACGAAGAGGAACAATAAGAGCTTCACTAAAAGATCGATTGCGAAAAATAATCGACGAACGGTTAACAATCCGACAGATTTTTCAAAGATACGTCGAACACTCCACCTTGCATGGTTTTCGCTACACATGTTCAGATACTTACTTTATACGTAGATTAATCTGGTCTGTGCTTATGATCTTAGGCGCTGCCTATTTTATATGGAAACTAAAAGAAGGCATAATCGAATATTTTGATTACCCATTTAGCACTTTGTTCATGGTGTCATACACAACAAAACTAAACTATCCAGCGATCAGTATATGCCCCTTAAACAGTTATAAACTGCACGAGTTGGAGAACACTCCACTGCGAAGGTTGAAAGATCGACTACCGTTAGATAAAAGCTGGAAGGATCCTGGATTTGATATTCCTGGTGACGAGTATGCTAAATACTTATACAATATATCTTACAAGATTGAAGAGCTACTAAAAGACTGCGACTGGATAAAGAGAGATACAAATCACCCAAAAAAAGACCCCAACCCATGTGGCACGTCAAACTTTACtatgttttttaacaaaagaggaCAATTGTGTTACACCCTTAATTCAGGAAAGGATGGACATCCCTTATTGAGTGTACAACATGCTGGTTTAAATTATGGCTATGAATTGTTTTTTGACTTGAACAACAGTGAAGCTTTGAAAAGTTTCCTCTATACTGGTATGAGGATAATTATTCATGATCAAGATGAACCACCTGTCATGGAGGAAGGGTTCAGTATTTCACCAGGCTTTAAAACCTTTGTCAAACTTAGCAGAGTAGAG ACTGAAAATCTACCCCCTCCTTACGCTACCCATTGTGGTGAAATAGAATTGAAATATTTTCCAACATACAACCAAAAAGCGTGTTTACTGGAATTGCTAACAGATTATACAGGTGAAAAATGTGGATGTAGAGAACTCTTTATGCCAG ATAATGGAAGACCATTATGCTCACTGAGGCAGTCGATTATGTGTATGCTTCCTGCAAAAG AGTCATTTGATGAGTTTTCCATGCGTCAAAAATGCCCCGTGAATTGCGAGGTTGTGTCTTATACTGTCAGGTTGTCAGACTCAAGATATTTGCATAATCCACCAAAAGGTACCGATGAAATTATATTGACGAGAGAAGCAaagagaaagaaagtaaacgAGACACATTTGTTGAAATTACTAAGGCAGATGACATCCAAAGAGCTGGACCAATATGTCGA gcAAAATATTATTcaagtgatatttttttatggtgaacttaaaaaagacattttacaGCAGGAAGCGTCGTTCGACTTTTATCAATTTCTAG GTGATATGGGAGGTGAAATTGGTTTAATGCTTGGCGCTAGCTTGTTGACCTTTGTTGAATTTGTTGACTTGATTATTTTCCTCATCTATCATCAACTTCTGCGtttccataaaaaaaacaaagcaaaagatGCACAGAGAAGAAGTGTGTATGAAGCAATTGAAGAGGAAGAAGATGAAGATGAGGAAATGAAAGAAAATGATATCAACGCCCTGTGA